One Xyrauchen texanus isolate HMW12.3.18 chromosome 46, RBS_HiC_50CHRs, whole genome shotgun sequence DNA segment encodes these proteins:
- the kcna6a gene encoding potassium voltage-gated channel subfamily A member 6a, translated as MSQENQNETVDHVTPLQDICDVERTGQESCERVFFNISGLRFETQLKTLARFPDTLLGDPCKRMRFFDPLKNEYFFDRNRQSFDAILYFYQSGGRLRRPNNVPVEIFIEEIRFYEIGEDIIDNFQEDEGLCKEEERPMPSSKFQRQIWLMFEYPDSSKSAKIIAVLSVMIILISIVIFCVETLPVFRDEGVLNNHLAPNVTTNGNSSSPFLDPFFLLETICIIWFSFELIVRFLACPSKTTFFKDIMNTIDILAIFPYFVTLGLDLAEVESSSQQTLTILRVIRLVRVFRIFKLSRHSKGLQILGRTLHASMRELALLIFFLIIGIILFSSAVYFAEVDDPESPFTSIPEAFWWAVVTMTTVGYGDMCPITIGGKIVGSMCAIAGVLTIALPVPVIVSNFNYYYHRENSEEEHVEFTHVTCSQPLALLTDHNKSDSKPSLIKSDYQENECSDNIDLTLWAC; from the exons ATGTCCCAAGAAAACCAGAATGAGACTGTGGACCATGTAACCCCCCTTCAGGATATCTGTGATGTGGAACGCACTGGCCAGGAGTCCTGTGAGAGAGTATTTTTCAACATTTCAGGTCTGCGTTtcgaaactcaacttaaaacactTGCGAGATTCCCAGACACTCTGCTTGGAGACCCGTGCAAAAGGATGCGGTTCTTTGATCCATTGAAGAATGAGTACTTTTTCGACAGGAACAGACAAAGCTTTGATGCAATCCTGTACTTCTACCAGTCTGGTGGGCGGCTACGAAGACCCAACAACGTGCCAGTTGaaatttttattgaagaaatccgATTTTACGAGATCGGTGAGGACATTATTGATAATTTCCAAGAGGATGAGGGTTTGTGTAAAGAAGAAGAACGCCCGATGCCTTCCAGTAAATTTCAGCGTCAAATTTGGCTGATGTTTGAGTATCCTGACAGTTCTAAGTCAGCCAAAATAATCGCTGTCTTATCTGTAATGATCATCCTGATATCGATTGTTATCTTCTGTGTAGAAACTTTGCCCGTATTTAGAGATGAAGGTGTATTAAATAACCACCTTGCACCAAATGTAACTACTAATGGAAATAGTTCCAGTCCATTCCTAGATCCATTTTTCTTGTTGGAGACTATTTGTATAATTTGGTTTTCCTTTGAACTGATTGTAAGATTTCTGGCTTGCCCAAGCAAAACTACCTTCTTCAAAGACATCATGAACACCATAGATATTTTGGcaatttttccatattttgttactttgggATTAGACCTTGCAGAGGTTGAATCAAGCTCACAACAGACTCTGACCATTCTGAGAGTTATCCGCTTGGTGCGTGTCTTCAGGATTTTCAAACTCTCACGGCACTCCAAGGGTCTCCAAATTCTTGGCCGGACACTACATGCAAGCATGCGAGAACTTGCACTATTGATATTCTTTCTTATCATTGGCATCATATTGTTCTCCAGTGCAGTTTACTTTGCTGAAGTGGACGACCCAGAATCTCCGTTTACAAGTATCCCTGAGGCATTCTGGTGGGCGGTTGTGACCATGACAACTGTTGGATATGGAGACATGTGCCCAATCACTATTGGGGGCAAAATTGTTGGATCAATGTGTGCCATTGCAGGAGTTCTTACAATCGCCCTGCCGGTTCCAGTAATAGTGTCGAATTTTAACTACTACTATCACCGAGAGAACAGTGAGGAGGAGCACGTGGAGTTCACACATGTAACTTGTAGTCAGCCATTGGCCTTACTGACTGACCACAATAAGAGCGACAGTAAACCCTCTCTCATCAAATCAGA TTATCAAGAAAATGAATGTTCTGACAATATAGACCTGACCCTGTGGGCTTGTTGA